From one Plasmodium malariae genome assembly, chromosome: 12 genomic stretch:
- the PmUG01_12013900 gene encoding phosphatidylinositol transfer protein, putative has translation MKLVEFRLAMPLTLEEYRLCQLYLVAKASLEDCEQLLKNSENSSSNTDDTNKGIVILKNERYEDEKGNTGQFTYKRINLLNRLPKWLLSFVDPKYCSVDERSWNFYPYLKTVYEAIGFPKATIKVESAHHIGFNTEENALNIPEELLPLRKVVYIDIVNDKISNKDYKEKEDPSLFYSEKAKRGKFDENWKENTKIIMTCYKLFSVNVPYFGMFCSKLENWIIGTLRDNILKYHRKAFCWIDEWFDLSIEDIRKIEKDVQKKLENLWNKAKAEGSLSDNLTHCDESLFFSNHLGNKNDKSIKSSNGENENKGDNEACGSSIHGKVVGESKMVSGKHTAKKKEQDNGNDNSGNGNNDDNNDDFDYNDDSDNKNSNNNNNNSNINNNNSNINNNNSNINNNNNNNNNNNNNNNNNNKLTNTCKQMIRKSGRKTYGNNKNHACFDEKQVSISNVPNEEEHHNNHSQPSTLSYGTRSNKSISLCKENSHTTMCPDTLEKVVEKETLEQQEFVKTSTRTLSNDIDIDNDNVNDDEEDVDDTQYSQGTKSEDDENSKDKDLGFKNFNKLEEEDIMDSSNNCKNDMNLEEQSERHLSLPRESRVRSRMLKEKEELYMEPNEEKDDKLNCEDMTVCINEDVHKDTHSEPSNKNKTFVERVDPIRMSEQKEESDSFFFFKKNIGTNAYGEYLYRLNDGMFYSWKLRYFVIKGNKLSYYINDTRKELKGEMDLLNAQIQWIGEYKGRNSVFVVNPVSKSLSYLSADNEIQTKKCMIDVQMATLMNNGFTEGKYQMNHKDKQMKEHEEGDNINSMTKDSLTVKNCCTDVVEIFNNSLESFRGNSDELRDEMGIGSTDAASYLTGVHKIDKFDMNSRSDIVNEIAHGKEEGEEKETFIHSGSSSSVISSSGSGSGSSSSSSSSSGSGGGSGNYCKKEVDMERRGLFINTGEYKERSVNKNEDYNKKEQNVDTHYGRRKDAEYSEKNDCYFSTTDEQVLGEKEGKWKTYGRVCTNNSSDGNNGSNRRNISKYGNGDNGKGSGNSVNGINGLDDNFLYSGEKINSEATQNFFIKFNEYRQNYNLEGGGGEAYEMRNKLLNPSNEHLYEKINSFNNNNDMKKEDDDDDYYYYQHFRNYNHVEKVHLDDKYENMIPYNDVEGFLSSLLNMNLNHVDRNVLDDFSYHLEDLYMDNNINNRRKNNELVYIFFYIFSILSCFYSFISLYKCFKFLFYFLSSLFLCLFVVFYNKYLQNNYFSKIMYTCSMDIPMNINFLASFLMSDDKYYVGEVDKTVFKTKNSCLSYVYSSFNLYFMNPLLSIFSYFFRPRNSYSTQYLQKCYSLNSTDKKEHEHLRSYFFIKYTSKNAKNFFKLFNYGEADRDVVSETRRVMLPHSEDGSTEGTIRRRRKTYENEETIGNRDGSLVCTSGVDAVAEEATVAVCLRSGAEEKLEVEKAKNDQGYRSIINLSKEDYNRENGMNGIPTINLKHGEVRSMSWVDTVMNNPNSVKDNGNINIMVSSKSGTNVSDDRQCRDSGKVDFRSMDGDVFTFWFGPNVGTILRKLRNNFFYWSFVKLKYILKNFRNFKNNFCKKYVQVDGFDLFLIHEKNEKLCNVNYFTSYNFKSLLFNNFLNYARCSSISKSLLTKCNLNKHNMDDMLYTFKEKKKRRGQEHVTYDEDTKKKKKIEIPILQLLELQQLQQRYDMKEAEKQICRKIFYNINNEEISKNMIRYIYDLTHTEYINCMKCIPLIENVDDIFFIINLAKMFLYIVEYIRLFDIPNKCVLSNYIERLENNKDYLNYSDDLFISNVILLLKSMILLHTTFANSFILSKQNEKLEASFEHSKISMSMKNNYPICFSLNAENVKTRAQITSDFNLKNMCTFDEITVVVDNEIQIKNKKSNYQMNLKLPHLTLKGLLHGNLSFTFSDKLVVRDSLRNCADIRFVDKTKRNGEFLGVIKRKETITNILSGNVFNKIILNSDKEYGDEQDIKVNLTYKENTANLTK, from the exons atgaaaCTGGTGGAGTTTAGGCTTGCTATGCCCTTGACGCTTGAGGAGTATAGACTATGTCAATTATATTTAGTAGCAAAGGCATCGTTAGAAGATTGTGAACAGTTATTAAAGAATTCAGagaatagtagtagtaatactGATGATACAAATAAAGGtattgttatattaaaaaatgaacgaTATGAAGATGAAAAAGGGAATACTGGgcaatttacatataaaagaataaacttATTGAATAGATTACCAAAATGGTTGTTAAGTTTTGTTGATCCTAAATACTGTTCAGTTGATGAGAGATCATGGAATTTTTATCCTTATCTAAAAACAGTTTATGAAGCAATAGGATTTCCAAAAGCAACTATTAAAGTTGAGTCAGCACATCATATAGGTTTTAATACAGAAGAGAATGCTTTGAACATACCAGAGGAATTATTGCCATTAAGAAAAgttgtatatatagatattgttaatgataaaatatcaAATAAGGATTATAAAGAGAAAGAAGAtccttctttattttatagtgAAAAGGCAAAAAGAGGTAAATTTGATGAAAATTGGAAGGaaaacacaaaaattataatgacatgttataaattatttagtgTTAATGTTCCTTATTTTGGTATGTTTTGTTCAAAACTGGAAAATTGGATTATTGGTACATTGAgagataatattttaaaatatcatagAAAAGCATTTTGTTGGATTGATGAATGGTTTGATTTATCAATTGAAGATATTAGAAAGATTGAAAAAGATGTCCAAAAGAAACTTGAAAATTTGTGGAATAAAGCAAAGGCTGAAGGATCTCTTTCTGATAACTTGACCCATTGTGATGAAAGTCTTTTCTTTAGTAATCACCTCGGAAACAAAAATGACAAGAGTATCAAAAGTAGTAATGgggaaaatgaaaacaagGGTGATAATGAGGCCTGTGGGTCGTCTATCCATGGTAAGGTCGTTGGGGAATCGAAAATGGTTTCAGGTAAGCACACTGCTAAGAAGAAGGAACAAGATAATGGTAATGACAACAGTGGTAATggtaataatgatgataataatgacgATTTTGATTATAATGACGAtagtgataataaaaatagcaataataacaacaacaaTAGCAATATTAACAACAACAATAGCAATATTAACAACAACAATAGcaatattaacaataacaataacaataataacaataacaacaataacaataataacaataataaattaaccAACACATGCAAACAAATGATAAGAAAATCAGGAAGGAAGACAtatggtaataataaaaatcatGCATGTTTTGATGAAAAACAAGTATCAATTAGCAATGTTCCAAATGAAGAGGAGCATCATAATAACCACTCCCAACCGTCGACATTATCATATGGTACTAGGAGTAATAAAAGTATTTCATTATGTAAGGAAAACTCGCATACTACAATGTGTCCAGATACTTTAGAAAAGGTAGTAGAAAAGGAAACACTTGAACAACAGGAGTTTGTGAAAACAAGTACAAGAACCTTAAGTAACGACATCGATAttgataatgataatgttAATGATGATGAGGAAGATGTTGATGATACACAGTACAGCCAAGGGACTAAAAGTGAAGATGATGAAAATTCAAAGGACAAAGATCTAGGgttcaaaaattttaacaaattggAGGAAGAAGATATTATGGACTCAAGTAATAACTGTAAGAATGATATGAACTTAGAAGAACAATCAGAAAGACATTTAAGTTTGCCAAGGGAATCAAGAGTAAGGAGTAGAATGTTGAAGGAGAAGGAGGAGTTGTATATGGAACCGAATGAGGAGAAGGATGATAAGTTGAACTGTGAAGATATGACTGTGTGTATAAATGAGGATGTACATAAGGATACGCACAGTGAACCGAGTAATAAGAACAAGACATTTGTAGAAAGAGTAGACCCAATAAGAATGAGCGAACAAAAGGAGGAGTCAGAcagctttttctttttcaaaaaaaatataggcACGAATGCATATGGTGAATATTTGTACCGCTTAAACGATGGTATGTTTTACTCGTGGAAACTTAGGTACTTTGTTATTAAAGGCAATAAGTTGAGTTACTACATTAATGATACAAGAAAAGAGTTGAAGGGTGAAATGGATTTGTTGAATGCACAGATACAGTGGATTGGTGAGTATAAGGGAAGGAATAGCGTATTTGTTGTTAACCCTGTTTCGAAAAGTCTTAGCTATCTAAGTGCAGATAATGAAATCCAAACAAAGAAATGTATGATTGATGTTCAAATGGCAACTCTCATGAATAATGGATTTACTGAAGGAAAATATCAAATGAATCATAAGGACAAACAGATGAAGGAGCACGAGGAAGGTGATAATATTAACAGCATGACAAAGGACAGTCTCACTGTAAAGAATTGTTGCACGGATGTTGTCGagatttttaataattctctTGAGTCATTCAGGGGGAATAGCGATGAACTTCGAGACGAGATGGGAATCGGATCGACCGATGCTGCTAGTTACCTTACTGGTGTTCATAAAATTGACAAGTTCGATATGAACAGTAGGAGTGATATTGTGAATGAAATTGCTCATGGTAAAGAGGAAGGGGAAGAGAAGGAAACGTTTATACATAGcggtagtagtagtagtgtTATTAGTAGTAGTGGTAGTGGTAgtggtagtagtagtagtagtagtagtagcagtggCAGTGGCGGTGGCAGTGGTAATTACTGTAAGAAAGAAGTAGATATGGAAAGGAGAGGATTATTTATCAATACCGGTGAATATAAGGAGAGGTCAGTGAACAAGAATGAGGATTACaataaaaaggaacaaaatgTTGATACCCATTACGGTAGGAGAAAAGATGCAGAGtattcagaaaaaaatgacTGTTATTTTAGCACGACAGATGAACAAGTTTTGGGTGAAAAGGAAGGCAAATGGAAAACATATGGCAGGGTATGCACAAATAACAGTAGTGATGGTAATAATGGTAGTAACAGGAGGAACATCAGTAAGTATGGTAATGGTGATAATGGAAAAGGTAGTGGAAATAGCGTTAACGGTATTAATGGTTTAGATGATAACTTCTTATATTCCGGCGAGAAAATTAACAGTGAAGCGACTCAGAATTTTTTCATCAAATTTAACGAGTATAGACAGAATTACAATTTAGAGGGAGGAGGAGGAGAGGCTTACGAAATGAGGAATAAATTGTTGAACCCATCAAATGAACATTTATATGAGAAAATTAATTCattcaataataataatgatatgaaaaaagaggatgatgatgatgattattattattatcaacaTTTTAGAAATTATAACCATGTTGAAAAAGTTCATTTGGatgataaatatgaaaatatgatACCATATAATGATGTAGAAGGTTTTTTGAgttctttattaaatatgaatCTAAATCATGTAGATCGTAACGTGTTAGATGATTTTTCTTATCATTTGGAGGATTTATATATGgacaataatataaataacagaAGGAAGAATAATGAATtggtttatatatttttttatattttttctattctttcatgtttttattcatttatatcattatataaatgttttaaatttcttttttattttttatcttctctttttttatgcttATTTGTGGTTTTCTATAATAAGTATTtgcaaaataattattttagcAAAATTATGTATACCTGTTCAATGGATATCCCTatgaatattaattttttggcATCTTTTTTAATGAGTGATGACAAATATTATGTAGGAGAGGTGGACAAGACTGTATTCAAAACGAAGAATTCTTGTTTGAGTTATGTGTATAGTTCTTTTaatctttattttatgaatccGTTACTTAGTAtcttttcctatttttttagaCCTAGAAATTCTTACAGTACtcaatatttacaaaaatgttATAGTCTGAATAGTACAGATAAAAAGGAACATGAACACTTGCGCTcgtatttctttattaaatatactaGCAAAAATGCGAAGAACTTTTTTAAGCTTTTCAATTATGGAGAAGCAGATCGGGATGTTGTATCTGAGACACGCAGGGTGATGTTACCTCATAGTGAAGATGGAAGTACTGAAGGGACCATAAGGAGGAGAAGAAAAACTTATGAGAATGAGGAAACTATTGGAAATAGAGATGGTTCATTAGTTTGCACAAGTGGAGTAGACGCAGTAGCAGAAGAAGCAACGGTGGCAGTCTGCTTGAGAAGCGGTGCTGAGGAAAAATTAGAAGTAGAAAAAGCAAAGAACGATCAGGGTTATAGGAgcattataaatttatctaAGGAAGATTACAATAGAGAAAATGGAATGAATGGAATACCTACGATCAATTTGAAACATGGGGAAGTTAGGAGTATGAGCTGGGTTGACACTGTAATGAACAATCCAAACAGTGTTAAAGATAAtggtaatataaatattatggtGAGTAGTAAAAGCGGTACGAACGTGAGTGATGATCGACAGTGTAGAGACAGTGGGAAGGTTGATTTTCGCTCGATGGACGGAGATGTATTCACATTTTGGTTTGGGCCAAATGTGGGGACAATTTTACGAAAATTGAGGAACAACTTTTTCTATTGGTCATTTGTAAagttgaaatatattttaaaaaattttagaaattttaaaaataatttttgtaaaaaatatgtacaagtTGATGGATTTGATTTATTTCTAATccatgaaaaaaatgaaaaattgtgTAACGTCAATTATTTTACaagttataattttaagtcattactttttaataattttttaaattatgctAGGTGTTCAAGCATTAGTAAATCGTTACTAACaaaatgtaatttaaatAAGCACAATATGGATGATATGTTGTATActtttaaggaaaaaaaaaaaaggcgaGGACAGGAACATGTTACATATGATGaagatacaaaaaaaaaaaaaaagattgaAATACCAATACTACAACTATTAGAACTACAACAACTGCAGCAGAGATATGATATGAAAGAAGCGGAGAAACAGATATGtcgaaaaattttttataatattaataatgaagaaatttcaaaaaatatgatacgATACATATATGACTTAACACATACAGAATATATTAACTGTATGAAATGTATACCTTTGATAGAAAATGTggatgatattttttttattattaatttagcTAAGATGTTTTTATACATAGTTGAGTACATACGTTTGTTTGACATACCGAATAAATGTGTCCTAAGTAATTACATAGAAAgattagaaaataataaggactacttaaattattcagatgatttatttattagtaaTGTTATCCTCTTATTAAAATCGATGATTTTGTTGCATACCACTTTTgcaaattcttttattttatcgaaacaaaatgaaaaattggaAGCCTCATTTGAACATTCAAAAATTAGTATGAgcatgaaaaataattatccCATATGTTTTTCCCTAAATGCggaaaatgtaaaaacaaGAGCACAAATTACTTCAGATTTTAatctaaaaaatatgtgtacATTTGATGAAATTACCGTAGTTGTAGACAACGagatacaaataaaaaataagaagagTAACTATCAGATGAATCTAAAATTGCCTCACCTAACATTGAAGGGCTTGTTACACGGAAATCTGTCCTTTACCTTTTCCGACAAATTGGTTGTACGCGACTCCCTGCGCAACTGTGCGGATATACGG TTTGTAGATAAGACGAAAAGAAATGGAGAATTTTTAGGAGTCATTAAAAGAAAGGAAACGATTACGAACATTTTGAGTGGCAAtgttttcaataaaataattctgaACAGTGATAAAGA ATATGGCGATGAGCAGGATATTAAAGTGAATCTAACCTACAAGGAAAACACGGCTAACTTAACGAAGTAA